The Saccharolobus shibatae B12 genomic interval GTATCCCTTCCTTTGTCATTATTGAATCTATTATGTTAAAGTTTCGTCTATCAGAGATGAAGACTGTGTAAATTACGGTTTCCCCTCTCAATGTCATAACATCGCCGTGTATTAGTACATTAGAACCTAAAGCGTCTTTGACTTGACTTACTACTTTAAGGAAACTGTTAAGAGAGAGCAATCTAACCTCGTAAAAATAATCGGAGAAATTGGTTAGTCTACTCATGGTAACGTAAATAGCTGCAAATGCCAATTCGTCTAAGAATTTCATATCTACTTCTTCTCCAAAGCTTTTTGTACTTGCGACTATTACATTCCATTTACCCGGAGCTACTCTATTTTTAGCAACTAATGATAAGGCCTCTTGATCCTCTATAGTGATTCTCCTTATCTTATCTCTTTCATTCTCTGCATCTTTTAGGAATTTTACCAACTTACCTAGTTCATCAAATCTTATTATTTGATCTTTCCAGTCTTCATAATCCACAGTAGTTATATCAGCCTCGATTATTATGCCAGTTGTCCCAGCTGCTTGAGCTACGGCTAAGGTATTTTCTCCGGTTAGTTCAAAAGTTCCAGTAGGGCCAACAATTTTTACATGTCTAATTCCGCCGTTATGGAAATGATAGCCATATTGATATGATCCAATCCCTACATCTCCTCCTGCAATATATCCTCCTAAAGTGGAAATGTAAAAGCTACTAGGATATACTTGTAATTCTTTTCCCCTCTTCCTAAGGTAATTCAGAGCATCTAGAACCTTTACTCCGGGGGATATTTTCAAATACTTCTCGTCATATTCCATAGTTTTATTTAATTTCTGAATATCCAATACAATAGAGGGATGTATTGGTAGTACTTGTCCTATTGTAGATGTTCCTGCACCCCTAGCTAATAAGGGGATTCTATGAATATCGCAAAATTTAACAACGAATTCAACGTCATACCTATCTTCAACAATTACTACCCCTAGCACTCTCTTACCCATTTTCGATAGGATTGGAGAGACTAAATAGGGAGATTTGGAGTAGTGATCTATGACGTTATCGTTCATAATAAGCTTTGAACCAAGTTCTTTCTCAAGTTCGTCTAATTTCATCATAAACATTATTTATAAATTAATATTAAAGGACTACCTTTAACAATGTAAAATGATTATGTTTTTGACAAGGAATAGGCAATAAGGAGAGCTAATGAGTTATATCTTAGGGTAGATTGTTAAGGGTATATGCTTATATCGGTTTTAATAAGAAAATAGACATATAAGAAAAAATATTTTGGGAACATTAACAATAATTTTTCTATTCTTGTACCAGTTGTCCATCATTATATTTTCTATATTTAATTATTTCAAACCTAACTTCTTGACCTACGTCATA includes:
- a CDS encoding FAD-binding oxidoreductase produces the protein MFMMKLDELEKELGSKLIMNDNVIDHYSKSPYLVSPILSKMGKRVLGVVIVEDRYDVEFVVKFCDIHRIPLLARGAGTSTIGQVLPIHPSIVLDIQKLNKTMEYDEKYLKISPGVKVLDALNYLRKRGKELQVYPSSFYISTLGGYIAGGDVGIGSYQYGYHFHNGGIRHVKIVGPTGTFELTGENTLAVAQAAGTTGIIIEADITTVDYEDWKDQIIRFDELGKLVKFLKDAENERDKIRRITIEDQEALSLVAKNRVAPGKWNVIVASTKSFGEEVDMKFLDELAFAAIYVTMSRLTNFSDYFYEVRLLSLNSFLKVVSQVKDALGSNVLIHGDVMTLRGETVIYTVFISDRRNFNIIDSIMTKEGIPFEIHSLVVNDRVDEEYRLELMKKYKRIVDPHDILNPGKLRV